From a region of the Streptacidiphilus albus JL83 genome:
- a CDS encoding ATP-binding cassette domain-containing protein — MTTPAIAANGLRKSYGDKVVLDGIDLAVPEGTVFALLGPNGAGKTTVVKILSTLVSADPGTGGIHIGGHDPAADPQAVRAAIGVTGQFSAVDGLITGEENMLLMADLHHLSRREGRRVAADLLERFDLVEAAKKPASTYSGGMKRRLDLAMTLVGNPRIIFLDEPTTGLDPRSRHNMWQIIRELVSDGVTVFLTTQYLEEADQLADRIAVLHDGTIAAQGTADELKRLVPGGHVRLRFTDPTAYRDAVSAFPDATRDDQALALQLPSDGSQRDLRTILDRLDSTGTEAAELTVHTPDLDDVFFALTGSTDIPNQATRPATRPAQSKENVR, encoded by the coding sequence ATGACCACCCCGGCCATCGCGGCGAACGGGCTGCGCAAGTCCTACGGCGACAAGGTCGTGCTCGACGGCATCGACCTGGCCGTCCCGGAAGGAACGGTCTTCGCCCTGCTCGGGCCGAACGGGGCCGGCAAGACCACCGTCGTGAAGATCCTCTCCACCCTCGTCTCCGCCGACCCCGGCACCGGCGGCATCCACATCGGCGGCCACGACCCGGCCGCCGATCCGCAGGCAGTGCGCGCCGCGATCGGCGTCACCGGGCAGTTCTCCGCCGTGGACGGGCTGATCACCGGCGAGGAGAACATGCTGCTGATGGCGGACCTGCACCACCTGTCCAGGCGCGAGGGACGGCGGGTCGCCGCCGACCTGCTGGAGCGCTTCGACCTGGTCGAGGCCGCGAAGAAGCCCGCCTCCACCTACTCCGGCGGCATGAAGCGCCGACTGGACCTCGCCATGACCCTGGTCGGCAACCCCCGGATCATCTTCCTCGACGAACCGACCACCGGCCTGGACCCCCGCAGCCGCCACAACATGTGGCAGATCATCCGCGAACTGGTCTCCGACGGCGTCACCGTCTTCCTCACCACCCAGTACCTCGAAGAGGCCGACCAGCTCGCCGACCGCATCGCCGTCCTCCATGACGGCACGATCGCCGCCCAGGGCACCGCCGACGAGTTGAAGCGACTCGTCCCCGGCGGACACGTCCGGCTCCGCTTCACCGACCCCACCGCCTACCGCGACGCCGTCTCCGCGTTCCCCGACGCCACCCGCGACGACCAGGCACTGGCCCTGCAACTCCCCAGCGACGGCAGCCAGCGCGACCTGCGCACCATCCTCGACCGGCTGGACTCCACCGGCACCGAGGCCGCCGAACTCACCGTGCACACCCCCGACCTCGACGACGTCTTCTTCGCCCTCACCGGCAGCACCGACATCCCCAACCAGGCCACCCGACCGGCCACCCGGCCCGCCCAGTCCAAGGAGAACGTCCGATGA
- a CDS encoding ABC transporter permease yields MSALSLAARDSSTMLRRNLLHARRYPSLTLNLLLTPIMLLLLFVYIFGGTMSAGIGGGHSDRSAYIAYIVPGLLLMTIGSTVVGTAISVSNDMTEGIIARFRTMAIHRPSVLVGHVVGSVLQSIASVVLVGAVAVAIGFRSSHATALDWLAAFGLLVLFATALTWIAVGMGLISPNAEAASNNAMPLILLPLLSSAFTPIHSMPGWFQPIAEYQPFTPAIETLRGLLLGTHIGNNGWLAVAWCVALTALGYFWSTSKFNSDQK; encoded by the coding sequence ATGAGCGCCCTGTCCCTCGCCGCCCGCGACTCGTCCACCATGCTGCGCCGCAACCTCCTGCACGCCCGGCGCTACCCCTCCCTCACCCTGAACCTGCTGCTCACCCCGATCATGCTGCTGCTGCTCTTCGTCTACATCTTCGGCGGGACCATGAGCGCGGGCATCGGCGGCGGCCACTCGGACCGCTCCGCCTACATCGCCTACATCGTCCCGGGCCTGCTGCTCATGACCATCGGCAGCACGGTGGTCGGAACCGCGATCTCCGTCTCCAACGACATGACCGAGGGCATCATCGCCCGCTTCCGCACCATGGCCATCCACCGCCCCTCGGTCCTGGTCGGACACGTCGTCGGCAGTGTCCTCCAGTCGATCGCCAGCGTGGTCCTGGTCGGCGCCGTCGCCGTGGCCATCGGCTTCCGCTCCAGCCACGCAACCGCTCTGGACTGGCTCGCGGCGTTCGGGCTGCTCGTCCTCTTCGCCACCGCCCTCACCTGGATCGCCGTGGGCATGGGCCTGATCAGCCCCAACGCCGAGGCCGCCAGCAACAACGCCATGCCGCTGATCCTGCTGCCGCTCCTCTCCAGCGCCTTCACCCCGATCCACTCCATGCCCGGCTGGTTCCAGCCGATCGCCGAGTACCAGCCCTTCACCCCCGCCATCGAAACCCTCCGCGGCCTGCTGCTCGGCACCCACATCGGCAACAACGGCTGGCTCGCCGTCGCCTGGTGCGTCGCCCTCACCGCACTCGGCTACTTCTGGTCGACCTCGAAGTTCAACAGCGACCAGAAGTAA
- a CDS encoding cysteine hydrolase family protein: MATTTLRELNSFDQSPARLADSTLILIDYQNTYTQGVMELDGWADALEAGADLLARARTAGAKVIHVINDGGEGTPYDIRAEIGRIHPRVAPVQGEPTVVKGKPNAFLDTELGELVDNAGKGKVIIAGFMTHMCVAFTAQGAFLRGNHATVVADASATRPLQTPAGEVTAEQLHQGALATINDLYGVVVAKGSELS, translated from the coding sequence GTGGCGACGACGACCTTGCGTGAACTCAACAGCTTCGACCAGAGCCCGGCCCGGCTGGCCGACTCCACACTGATTCTGATCGACTATCAGAACACCTACACCCAGGGCGTGATGGAGCTCGACGGCTGGGCCGACGCGCTGGAGGCCGGCGCCGACCTGCTGGCCCGCGCCCGCACCGCGGGTGCGAAGGTCATCCACGTCATCAACGACGGCGGCGAGGGCACCCCCTACGACATCCGCGCGGAGATCGGCCGGATCCACCCGCGGGTCGCCCCGGTCCAGGGCGAGCCGACGGTGGTCAAGGGCAAGCCGAACGCGTTCCTCGACACCGAGCTCGGCGAGCTGGTCGACAACGCCGGCAAGGGCAAGGTGATCATCGCCGGTTTCATGACCCACATGTGCGTGGCGTTCACCGCCCAGGGCGCCTTCCTGCGCGGCAACCACGCCACCGTCGTCGCGGACGCCTCCGCCACCCGTCCCCTGCAGACCCCCGCCGGCGAGGTCACCGCCGAGCAGCTGCACCAGGGCGCGCTCGCCACCATCAACGACCTGTACGGCGTCGTCGTGGCCAAGGGCTCCGAGCTCTCCTGA
- a CDS encoding GlxA family transcriptional regulator, translating to MQTSGDLIAVMLFPGVDLLDVTGPPEVFSLLRREVPEAAAYRVVLAAESLEPVVTAAGVRVLPDVTFEQLKDARINTLMVPGSVETDAAGRLRAVTPPGVVAWTHTLAARSARVASVCVGAHLLAAAGLLDGKRATTHWSTAPQLAADYPAVTVDPDPIFIRQGNVWTGAGITACLDLSLALITEDHGERAALGVARQLVMYLKRTGGQSQFSVPMEPISTTRRMEGLRHHITANLTAPLTVPDLARQASVSERQLARIFKTELGTTPGAYVESARLEAARARLESTDDTLERIAATCGFNTIDTLIRAFRRKLNTTPTEYRRRFHP from the coding sequence ATGCAGACCAGTGGAGACTTGATCGCCGTCATGCTGTTCCCGGGGGTCGACCTGCTGGACGTCACCGGGCCGCCGGAGGTGTTCTCCCTGCTGCGCCGGGAGGTCCCCGAGGCCGCCGCCTACCGGGTGGTGCTCGCCGCGGAGTCGCTGGAGCCGGTCGTCACGGCAGCCGGAGTGCGGGTGCTGCCGGACGTGACCTTCGAGCAGCTGAAGGACGCCCGGATCAACACCCTCATGGTGCCGGGGTCGGTCGAGACCGATGCCGCCGGTCGCCTCCGCGCGGTCACCCCGCCCGGCGTCGTGGCGTGGACGCACACCCTGGCCGCCCGCTCGGCCCGGGTGGCGTCCGTGTGCGTGGGCGCGCACCTGCTGGCCGCCGCAGGCCTCCTCGACGGCAAGCGCGCGACCACCCACTGGTCCACCGCACCCCAACTCGCGGCCGACTACCCGGCCGTCACCGTGGATCCCGACCCGATCTTCATCCGCCAGGGCAACGTGTGGACCGGCGCGGGGATCACCGCCTGCCTCGACCTGTCGTTGGCGCTGATCACCGAGGACCACGGGGAGCGCGCCGCCCTGGGCGTGGCCCGGCAACTGGTGATGTACCTCAAGCGCACCGGCGGACAGTCCCAGTTCAGCGTGCCGATGGAGCCGATCTCGACCACCCGCCGGATGGAGGGGCTGCGCCACCACATCACCGCGAACCTCACCGCGCCGCTGACCGTGCCGGACCTCGCCCGGCAGGCCAGCGTGAGCGAACGGCAACTGGCCCGGATCTTCAAGACCGAGCTCGGCACGACCCCCGGCGCCTATGTGGAGTCCGCCCGACTGGAAGCCGCGCGCGCCCGCCTGGAATCCACCGACGACACTCTCGAACGCATCGCGGCGACGTGCGGCTTCAACACCATCGACACGTTGATCCGTGCCTTCCGCCGCAAGCTCAACACCACCCCCACCGAATACCGCCGCCGCTTCCACCCCTGA
- a CDS encoding DUF4253 domain-containing protein translates to MASGDTSGFRLPAGLPPGHVTPCAAPALWLSDEPVTTPATWWARCQQQARETGLRPVLYSWPSPPDHPQLPDDIPESQLDADLERAWRSYRTRQLRRQELPVRADELPEGVTPWEDDPGPPHDQWPGLAPAGLATGIDYPDDTAYLAVEKLTAGHHGLRGAHLGLVPATRSSDIPAVMGWRCEAPRASLCNMLRSWEGRFGTRVVALQGATLHVSVTRPPRTLDHAVHLALEHVLTGADNINDGTTPFPVYAESLVDNHLWSFWWD, encoded by the coding sequence ATGGCATCCGGCGACACCAGCGGCTTCCGCCTCCCGGCAGGTCTGCCCCCTGGGCACGTCACGCCCTGCGCAGCACCCGCGCTCTGGCTCTCCGACGAACCGGTCACCACCCCGGCGACCTGGTGGGCGCGATGCCAGCAGCAGGCGCGGGAGACCGGCCTGCGGCCCGTGCTCTACTCCTGGCCGAGCCCTCCCGACCACCCCCAACTCCCCGACGACATACCGGAAAGTCAACTGGACGCCGACCTGGAGCGGGCCTGGCGCTCCTACCGCACCCGACAACTGCGCCGACAGGAACTGCCGGTCCGAGCGGACGAGCTCCCCGAGGGCGTCACTCCCTGGGAGGACGACCCAGGGCCGCCCCACGACCAGTGGCCCGGGCTGGCACCCGCCGGCCTCGCCACCGGGATCGACTACCCGGACGACACCGCCTACCTGGCCGTCGAGAAGCTGACGGCCGGTCACCACGGCCTCCGGGGCGCCCACCTCGGCCTGGTCCCGGCGACCCGCAGCAGCGACATCCCGGCGGTCATGGGCTGGCGCTGCGAAGCGCCGCGCGCCTCGCTCTGCAACATGCTCCGCAGCTGGGAGGGCCGCTTCGGCACCCGCGTCGTCGCACTCCAGGGCGCGACGCTCCATGTGTCCGTCACCCGCCCACCGCGGACCCTCGACCACGCCGTACACCTTGCCCTGGAGCACGTCCTCACCGGCGCGGACAACATCAACGACGGAACGACGCCCTTCCCCGTTTACGCCGAATCCCTCGTCGACAACCACCTCTGGTCGTTCTGGTGGGACTGA
- a CDS encoding SMP-30/gluconolactonase/LRE family protein, with amino-acid sequence MFKKLSKTAVAVAAVLGAAGIVTVGPVPASAASAPLSGARIAVHFDLAKGQTPENIALAPGGGEYVTFAEARQVARISANGSIHVLATMPLPADGGVHTPALGFPLTVGIVRADDGTLYFLYATGTADLTGVWRLRPGGVPQRIAALPPTGLPNGLALDARSGTLYVTDSVLGTVWSVPVAGGTPTVWSAAPELASTGFLGANGLKIHGGAVWVTNLDQGTVLRIPILRDGRAGALQTRATGLSGIDDFAFTGHGDQLLAALNGPGEVALVQSDGSHSIVLTPADGLENPTSIALRGHTVYIDSAAYVTATDPNLIIAHLNE; translated from the coding sequence ATGTTCAAGAAGCTGTCCAAGACCGCCGTCGCCGTCGCCGCCGTCCTCGGCGCCGCCGGGATCGTGACGGTCGGTCCGGTTCCGGCCTCGGCCGCCTCGGCCCCGCTGAGCGGCGCCCGGATCGCCGTCCACTTCGACCTGGCGAAGGGCCAGACACCGGAGAACATCGCCCTGGCCCCCGGCGGCGGCGAGTACGTCACCTTCGCCGAGGCCCGCCAGGTCGCCCGGATCTCCGCGAACGGGTCCATCCACGTCCTGGCGACCATGCCGCTGCCTGCCGACGGCGGTGTCCACACGCCGGCCCTGGGCTTCCCCCTGACGGTCGGCATCGTCCGCGCCGACGACGGCACCCTGTACTTCCTCTACGCCACCGGTACCGCCGATCTGACCGGCGTGTGGCGCCTGCGCCCCGGTGGCGTGCCGCAGCGCATCGCGGCGCTGCCGCCGACCGGCCTGCCCAACGGCCTTGCCCTGGACGCGCGGAGCGGGACCCTCTACGTCACCGATTCCGTCCTCGGCACCGTCTGGAGCGTGCCGGTGGCCGGCGGCACGCCGACCGTGTGGTCCGCCGCTCCCGAACTCGCCTCCACCGGCTTCCTCGGCGCGAACGGCTTGAAGATCCACGGCGGGGCGGTCTGGGTCACCAACCTCGACCAGGGCACCGTCCTGCGCATCCCGATCCTCCGGGACGGACGCGCCGGTGCGCTCCAGACCCGGGCCACCGGTCTGTCCGGGATCGACGACTTCGCTTTCACCGGCCACGGCGACCAGCTCCTGGCTGCCCTCAACGGCCCCGGCGAGGTCGCCCTCGTCCAGTCCGACGGCAGCCACTCCATCGTGCTGACCCCGGCCGACGGCCTGGAGAACCCCACCTCCATCGCCCTGCGCGGCCACACCGTCTACATCGACAGCGCGGCCTACGTCACGGCCACCGACCCCAACCTGATCATCGCCCACCTGAACGAGTAG
- a CDS encoding helix-turn-helix domain-containing protein gives MNAKGQLGEFLQTRRSQLRPEDLDVPTYRERRRVPGLRREELALLAGVSTSYYTRLEQGQSLNASPEVLDAIARALRLDEAERLHLHNLTRSAKGPARARRPAPERLTQATGQLLEALAAPAIVVGRRSDVLAWNRLGHALFAGHLDPGAVDRTGERPNMARLVFLDAHTRDLYADWPSKARAVVGSLRLVAGQYPDDAALHALVGELSAKSPEFASMWADHRVKAGAVAAYGMRHPLVGPLTVTQQTWSQEPGQNIVIATTEADSPSRTALALLAQAIAQGDPVRPGLRADVG, from the coding sequence ATGAACGCAAAAGGGCAGCTCGGGGAGTTCCTGCAGACGCGGCGCTCGCAACTGCGGCCCGAGGATCTCGATGTGCCCACCTATCGGGAGCGGCGGCGGGTGCCGGGTCTGCGGCGCGAGGAACTGGCGCTGCTGGCAGGCGTGAGCACCTCCTACTACACCCGGCTGGAGCAGGGGCAGTCGCTGAACGCCTCACCGGAGGTGCTGGACGCGATCGCCCGGGCCCTGCGGCTGGACGAGGCCGAGCGGCTGCACCTGCACAACCTGACCAGGTCGGCCAAGGGCCCGGCCCGCGCCCGGCGGCCGGCACCGGAGCGGCTGACACAGGCAACCGGCCAGCTGCTGGAGGCACTCGCGGCTCCGGCCATCGTGGTCGGCCGTCGCAGTGACGTGCTGGCGTGGAACCGCCTGGGCCATGCCCTGTTCGCCGGACACCTGGACCCCGGTGCCGTGGACCGGACGGGGGAGCGTCCCAACATGGCCCGGCTGGTCTTCCTCGATGCCCATACCCGTGACCTGTACGCCGATTGGCCGAGCAAGGCCAGAGCGGTGGTGGGAAGTCTGCGACTTGTGGCGGGCCAGTATCCGGACGATGCCGCGCTGCACGCGCTGGTGGGTGAACTGAGCGCGAAAAGCCCGGAGTTCGCCTCGATGTGGGCTGATCACCGGGTCAAGGCAGGTGCCGTCGCCGCCTACGGGATGCGGCACCCGCTGGTCGGTCCGCTGACCGTCACGCAGCAGACCTGGAGCCAGGAGCCGGGCCAGAACATCGTGATCGCCACCACGGAGGCCGACTCGCCCTCGCGGACCGCGCTGGCGCTGCTCGCCCAGGCCATCGCCCAGGGCGACCCGGTGCGACCCGGGCTCCGGGCCGACGTCGGATGA
- a CDS encoding LysR family transcriptional regulator, producing the protein MELRHLRYFLAVAETRNFTRAAARCFVAQSALSQQIARLEKDVGSELFSRTSRSVRLTAAGDLLVPLARRILADVDHAQEELDALGGLRRGRLRLGLVQTLAGPLDMVEVMAEYHARHPGIDYHIVNATSTDMAAAVASGGLDLAVVGLRPQQLPEGLDHRVLGSDPLVVIVPADHGLADREEVDLAELPTTHQLIQFARGSGLRRQVEEAFARAGVEPGRNFEVAQVHSMIRLAARGVGVTVVPRSSVQGPNALLGSGTGLPHGARMLALADSAAVHRISVVYDSKRLSSAAAAFLEVVDHHLRPDQSV; encoded by the coding sequence ATGGAACTGCGTCACCTGCGGTACTTCCTCGCTGTTGCCGAGACCCGCAACTTCACCCGGGCTGCCGCGCGGTGCTTCGTCGCGCAGTCCGCACTGAGCCAGCAGATCGCGCGGCTGGAGAAGGACGTCGGCTCCGAACTGTTCAGCCGGACCAGCCGCTCGGTACGGCTGACCGCCGCCGGTGACCTGCTCGTGCCCTTGGCCCGGCGCATTCTCGCCGACGTGGACCACGCCCAGGAAGAGCTGGACGCGCTGGGCGGCCTGCGCCGCGGACGGCTGCGCCTGGGGCTGGTCCAGACCCTGGCCGGCCCGCTCGACATGGTCGAGGTGATGGCCGAGTACCACGCACGCCACCCCGGCATCGACTACCACATCGTCAACGCCACCAGCACTGACATGGCGGCGGCGGTCGCCTCCGGCGGCCTCGACCTCGCCGTCGTGGGCCTGCGTCCCCAGCAGTTGCCGGAGGGGCTGGACCACCGGGTGCTGGGCAGCGACCCGCTCGTGGTGATCGTCCCAGCCGACCACGGACTGGCGGACCGTGAGGAGGTCGACCTGGCCGAGCTGCCGACGACCCACCAGCTCATCCAGTTCGCCCGGGGCAGCGGGCTGCGTCGTCAGGTCGAGGAGGCCTTTGCCCGCGCGGGCGTCGAACCCGGCCGCAACTTCGAGGTCGCCCAGGTCCACAGCATGATCCGCCTGGCCGCCCGCGGTGTCGGGGTGACCGTCGTGCCACGCTCCTCCGTCCAGGGCCCCAACGCGCTGCTGGGCTCCGGCACCGGCCTGCCCCACGGGGCCCGGATGCTGGCCCTGGCGGACTCCGCTGCCGTGCACCGCATCAGCGTGGTCTACGACAGCAAGCGTCTCTCCTCGGCCGCCGCCGCCTTTCTGGAGGTGGTGGACCACCACCTCCGGCCCGATCAATCGGTATGA
- a CDS encoding YoaK family protein — protein sequence MPVVLRDAWTTVVPDLNDRHGPLPPLMLALTLTTGLVDAFSYLTLGHVFVANMTGNVVFSGFALVGAPGFSLTASLAAVGAFATGALFGGRLAQRAHAHRGRLLHRALVLETLLVAAACAAAQMADPSHGAVRYLLIVLLGLAMGVQNAAARALAVPDLTTTVLTLTITGIASDSRLAGGPGSRAGRRVLSAAAMFLGALIGALAVLHGHRSMPLLLAALLLAAATAAASTLTRSDRSWTQP from the coding sequence ATGCCTGTCGTCCTGCGTGACGCATGGACCACCGTGGTCCCCGACCTGAACGACCGGCACGGTCCGCTGCCGCCGCTGATGCTGGCCCTGACCTTGACCACCGGACTCGTCGACGCCTTCAGCTATCTGACCCTCGGGCATGTCTTCGTCGCCAACATGACCGGCAATGTCGTCTTCTCCGGCTTCGCCCTGGTCGGCGCCCCCGGCTTCTCGCTGACCGCCTCGTTGGCAGCCGTCGGCGCCTTCGCAACGGGCGCACTGTTCGGCGGACGGCTCGCCCAACGGGCGCACGCCCACCGCGGCCGACTGCTGCACCGGGCACTCGTCCTGGAGACCCTCCTGGTCGCAGCCGCCTGTGCCGCCGCGCAGATGGCCGACCCCTCCCACGGTGCCGTCCGCTACCTGCTGATCGTGCTGCTCGGCCTCGCCATGGGCGTGCAGAACGCTGCGGCCCGCGCCCTGGCGGTCCCGGACCTGACCACGACCGTGCTGACCCTGACCATCACCGGAATCGCATCCGACAGCCGCCTCGCCGGAGGCCCCGGCAGCCGGGCCGGCCGACGCGTGCTCTCTGCCGCAGCCATGTTCCTCGGCGCCCTCATCGGGGCCCTGGCCGTACTGCACGGCCACCGGTCGATGCCCCTCCTCCTCGCGGCGCTCCTGCTCGCCGCGGCCACTGCCGCCGCATCCACCCTCACCCGCTCCGACCGCTCCTGGACGCAGCCTTGA
- a CDS encoding ABC transporter ATP-binding protein gives MTAVLEADGLGKRYGRRPALTGCDLNIPQGRVVGLVGPNGAGKSTLLQLACGLIAPTSGTIRVLGARPAADAALLPKVGFVAQDTPVYAGLSVAEHLRMGAKLNPAWDGALAQRRIEQIGLDPRQRAGRLSGGQRAQLALTIAVAKRPELLIFDEPAAALDPLARRGFLENLMEFVADLGASAILSSHLLADVERVCDYLIVLADARVQVAGTVQDLLASHYRFTGGHGDPAGLPPGVQAIAADRTPSGSALVVHADGPLPPVDWHVESIELEDLVLAYMTRASGPTGRSAATVSEARR, from the coding sequence ATGACCGCAGTGCTGGAAGCCGATGGGCTGGGCAAGCGGTACGGCCGCCGCCCGGCCCTGACCGGCTGTGACCTGAACATCCCGCAGGGACGGGTCGTCGGCCTGGTGGGGCCCAACGGCGCGGGTAAGTCGACGCTGCTCCAGCTGGCCTGCGGGCTGATCGCACCGACCTCGGGCACGATCCGCGTGCTGGGCGCGCGCCCCGCCGCCGACGCGGCGCTCCTGCCCAAGGTCGGCTTCGTCGCGCAGGACACGCCGGTGTACGCCGGGCTGTCCGTCGCGGAGCACCTGCGCATGGGCGCCAAGCTCAACCCGGCCTGGGACGGGGCACTGGCGCAGCGAAGGATCGAACAGATCGGCCTGGACCCCCGGCAGCGGGCGGGCCGGCTCTCCGGCGGCCAGCGCGCCCAACTCGCCCTGACCATCGCCGTCGCCAAGCGGCCCGAACTGCTGATCTTCGACGAGCCCGCCGCCGCGCTCGATCCCCTGGCCCGGCGCGGGTTCCTGGAGAATCTGATGGAGTTCGTCGCCGACCTGGGTGCCAGTGCCATCCTCTCCTCGCACCTGCTCGCCGATGTGGAACGGGTCTGCGACTACCTGATCGTGCTGGCCGACGCCCGGGTGCAGGTCGCGGGTACGGTGCAGGACCTGCTCGCGAGCCACTACCGGTTCACCGGCGGCCACGGCGATCCCGCCGGTCTTCCGCCAGGGGTCCAGGCCATCGCGGCCGACCGCACCCCGAGCGGGAGCGCCCTGGTCGTGCACGCGGACGGCCCGCTGCCGCCCGTCGACTGGCACGTCGAGAGCATCGAACTCGAAGACCTGGTGCTGGCCTACATGACCAGGGCGAGCGGACCGACCGGCCGTTCAGCAGCGACGGTTTCGGAGGCGCGACGATGA
- a CDS encoding ABC transporter permease subunit has product MIWLTWRQFRTQALAALAAVLLLGSYLVTLGLQIRSKHDSVLSQCRSHGNCPGLLASFTSQYYVQVSLLSYFLLIVPGILAMFWGVPLITRELELGTHRLVWNQSVTRKRWLLVKLGVVGLSSMAVAGLLSLLLTWAASPFDQVEADRFTPALFAARNIAPVAYAAFACALGVTLGLFIRRTLPAMALAAVLFAVVQITVPSVVRPDLVPPVRTSVQLTSSELATVNFLGQYGTVGGLKVPSGDWVVSTSPMFNSAGESIGHSAMYANCINTSVQSVTLSCLTKADLHVNVTVQPARRYWSFQWYESGLYALTAVILAGLCLWRIRGRLN; this is encoded by the coding sequence ATGATCTGGCTGACCTGGCGCCAGTTCCGCACCCAGGCTCTGGCCGCACTGGCCGCCGTGCTCCTGCTCGGGAGCTACCTGGTGACGCTCGGCCTGCAGATCCGGAGCAAGCACGACAGCGTGCTCTCCCAGTGCCGAAGCCATGGCAACTGCCCTGGACTGCTGGCCTCGTTCACGAGCCAGTACTACGTCCAGGTCTCCCTGCTGAGCTACTTCCTGCTCATCGTCCCGGGCATCCTCGCCATGTTCTGGGGCGTCCCGCTGATCACCCGCGAGCTGGAACTGGGCACCCACCGCCTCGTGTGGAACCAGAGCGTGACCCGCAAGCGGTGGCTGCTCGTCAAGCTCGGCGTCGTGGGCCTGAGCAGCATGGCCGTAGCCGGCCTGCTCAGCCTGCTGCTGACGTGGGCCGCAAGTCCGTTCGACCAGGTCGAGGCGGACAGGTTCACTCCTGCGCTCTTCGCCGCGCGCAATATCGCGCCGGTCGCCTACGCCGCCTTCGCCTGCGCCCTCGGGGTGACCCTGGGACTGTTCATCCGCCGCACTCTGCCGGCCATGGCGCTGGCCGCGGTGCTGTTCGCCGTCGTCCAGATCACCGTCCCCAGCGTGGTCCGACCGGACCTCGTCCCACCCGTCAGGACGTCGGTGCAGCTCACATCGTCGGAGCTCGCGACCGTGAACTTCCTCGGGCAGTACGGGACCGTCGGGGGCCTGAAAGTGCCCAGCGGGGACTGGGTGGTGTCGACCAGCCCCATGTTCAACTCCGCAGGGGAGAGCATCGGCCACTCCGCCATGTACGCGAACTGCATCAACACCTCGGTCCAGTCCGTGACGCTCAGCTGCCTGACCAAGGCGGACCTGCACGTGAACGTGACCGTGCAGCCCGCTCGCCGCTACTGGAGCTTCCAGTGGTACGAGTCGGGGCTCTACGCCCTGACCGCTGTGATCCTGGCGGGCCTGTGCCTCTGGCGGATCCGCGGCCGACTCAACTGA
- a CDS encoding LysR family transcriptional regulator — MTLDDLRVFAMVCRTGSLSAAARDLGCTQSAVSQHVKRLERELGLSLLERHPRGVAPTPAGRLLHAAATEGLGRIDQAVRRIEELARAEGGSVRVTTGATTVRHFMAAAVVDFRRRFPRASLEFQTETSSRGCFDALAAGAVDLAWITLRREGGAVEQRPVVHLPWSLAVTAGDPLAAKPFIEPADLQDARLIGLPENSTARTQLGSWLAESGIRPIFDTSVTDWDTAILLAELGLGHAVVPTLPEWTDRSHPDLRLIPIPALPPLTAGWAVRRWDAVSPLARAFADTVAHHCVGLGGQ, encoded by the coding sequence GTGACTCTTGACGATCTCCGTGTCTTCGCGATGGTCTGCCGAACCGGTTCGCTGAGCGCCGCCGCCCGTGACCTGGGCTGCACGCAATCGGCAGTCAGCCAGCACGTGAAGCGACTTGAGCGGGAGCTGGGGCTCAGCCTGCTCGAACGCCATCCGCGAGGGGTGGCGCCGACCCCGGCAGGGCGGCTGCTGCATGCGGCGGCGACCGAGGGCCTGGGGCGCATCGATCAGGCCGTGCGCCGGATCGAGGAACTCGCCCGTGCGGAGGGCGGATCGGTGCGGGTCACCACCGGTGCCACGACCGTCCGGCACTTCATGGCTGCCGCCGTGGTCGACTTCCGTCGGCGCTTTCCGCGGGCCAGCCTCGAATTCCAGACCGAGACGTCCAGCCGTGGCTGCTTCGACGCGCTCGCCGCCGGCGCGGTGGACCTCGCCTGGATCACCCTGCGGCGGGAGGGCGGTGCCGTGGAGCAGCGGCCCGTCGTCCACCTGCCCTGGTCGCTCGCCGTCACGGCGGGTGACCCGCTCGCTGCCAAGCCCTTCATCGAGCCCGCCGACCTGCAGGACGCCCGGCTCATCGGACTGCCCGAGAACTCGACCGCGCGCACCCAACTCGGCTCGTGGCTCGCCGAATCGGGCATCCGGCCGATCTTCGACACCAGCGTCACCGACTGGGACACCGCGATTCTGCTGGCCGAGCTCGGGCTCGGTCACGCGGTCGTCCCGACCTTGCCCGAATGGACCGACCGCAGCCACCCCGACCTGCGGCTCATCCCGATCCCCGCGCTCCCCCCGCTCACCGCCGGCTGGGCCGTCCGCCGCTGGGACGCTGTCTCCCCGCTGGCCCGCGCCTTCGCCGACACAGTTGCCCACCACTGCGTCGGCCTGGGCGGTCAGTGA